The sequence TTTTAGGAGCTTGCTGGTACAACCTTCTCTGCCTTTACTATTGCCTGACCTTCAGGTCCCATGACCCAGTCAATGAAGTCCTTAACTGTGCCTGTTGGTTCGCCCTTGGTTAGGAATATGAAGGGTCTCTGAAGCTGGTAGGAACCATCTGCAACTGTGGCCTCTGATGGAGAAACTCCATTAACCTTCACTGCTTTAACAGTTGAATCAAGGTTTGCAAGGGATATGAAACCTACTGCATTTGGGTCTCCCACTATTGATTGTTTGACTGCTTCTGTTGAACTCTGAACTATTGCACTGGATTTTATCTTTGTTTTGTTCATAACCAGATCTTCAAAGGAAGTTCTTGTACCTGAACCCTCTTCTCGGGTTATAACATCTATTGTTGCGCTTGAACCTCCAACTGCGTTCCAGTTGGTGATGTTACCTGAGAATATGCCCTTAAGCTGGCTATAGTTAAGGTTAGTTACAGTGTTGTTCTTGTTAACAGCTATCACTATACCATCGTGTCCTATGGTGTACTGTTTCAATCCTGAAGATTCATTGGCTGATAATGATTTTGAGCTTGTACCAATGTTTATAACACCTTGTGCAACATTTTTTATACCCACACCAGAACCTCCACCCTGAACATTTATCTTAACGTTTGGGTGTTCCTTCATGTATGCTGCTGCTAATTTTTCTGCCACAGGTTGAACTGATGTTGAACCTGCTATCGTTATTTTTTGTTGACCGCCTCCACCTAAAGCCATGTAAGCCCCAGCTGCTACGATTAACACTACTATTATTCCTATTATATACTTCAAATCCATTTTTACCGACCTCATTTCAACCCTTAATTCCACCACATATAAAGGTTCCTATTTGTGCTTTAAATAACACATTAAGTGAACCAAATCAGGTTTTAGAATGCTCTTTTTTATCCATGTGGACGAAAGATCACATTTTGTGATGTACCGTGGACTAAAAGCAAAAATTTAAGTATTGAGCCACCTACAGAAAACAGCATGATAACTGAGAAAGTAATGGAGGAAATGTTCAAACCCCGGCAGGCACACTGGAGAACCTCAATAACCAAAGTTGAACCAAACCGGTTGACAACAAGAGGTCGCCTGCAGGAAGATTTGATGGGCAATATATCCTTCTCAGAGATGGTTTACCTGCTTTTGAAGGGAGATCTTCCATCGGATAACCCTAAAAAAATGTTTGAAGCAGTTCTTGTTTCCTTCTGCGACCATGGGGTCACCCCGCCAAGCACACAGGCTGCAAGGCTCATGGCATCAGCAGGATCCACTGTTAACGCATGC is a genomic window of Methanobacterium congolense containing:
- a CDS encoding phosphate ABC transporter substrate-binding protein: MDLKYIIGIIVVLIVAAGAYMALGGGGQQKITIAGSTSVQPVAEKLAAAYMKEHPNVKINVQGGGSGVGIKNVAQGVINIGTSSKSLSANESSGLKQYTIGHDGIVIAVNKNNTVTNLNYSQLKGIFSGNITNWNAVGGSSATIDVITREEGSGTRTSFEDLVMNKTKIKSSAIVQSSTEAVKQSIVGDPNAVGFISLANLDSTVKAVKVNGVSPSEATVADGSYQLQRPFIFLTKGEPTGTVKDFIDWVMGPEGQAIVKAEKVVPASS